The Streptococcus sp. oral taxon 431 nucleotide sequence TTTTGACTACAAATATTCTAAATCCTTACTTTCTACACCTTCTACATTTTATTCTTACAGAAGGCTTTATACCAACCTATTATAGTCCAATAAAAACTAGAATGCAAGCGTTTGCTTATGGATTGTGAAATTGAAAATTTTTAACTCTAAGAAAAGATAAAAAGGTGATGCTGCATCACCTCCCTCTACCAAGTTAAGTCTTCAATCATGCTTCTTACTTGTAAATCAAGAGTCTTATCCTTCTTCAGTTCTCCAACCAAAGTCTGAATTTGCCGGACTAGATTTGGATCATTGTGATTATAGCATCGATGAAGCATCCAGATGTTATGTACAGTTGGACTTTTTAGAACTGACTCCATCAATAATTCCTCATAGCCTTGATGATAAAATCGCTCCACAAAGTGAACCAACTCACCTGGAGCCCCAAAATCTACTTCTGGATGCTTGGAAATAAAGTCTAAGACGGGGTCAACCAAATCAAAGGGTTGAGGGTAAGCCTCCATGGCATCTACAATCTCGTCTGCCAACTCAAATTCTTGGTCTTCAGTAATTGCATCATGCAAAGCAACTAACATATCATCTTTGGTAAGCATCTGATTCTCCTTTTCAACTTTTCCATATCATTATTCGTTTTTGAACTTCTTCTTCACTCATCAAACCTTGTTCGTAAGTAGTTTTCCAACTCCTTTTGGGATAAATCACTAGGAAGTTCAAACACATACTCATAACCTTCATCACAAAAGGAAACTTTCTCTTCAGGTGGAAACCATTTCCGAAGCCAGATGATATAGGAGGCATAATCTTGTAATCTATTTGTTGAATCAAAGTAATCAATCACAAAAACATTTTTCTTGCTACTTAAAGAACTTTCCAAGGTAAGCTGAGGACTTTGATAATCCCAAGAAAGCGAGTAAGCTTTTTCAGGATTCGTCCTTTCTCTGATCAAAATACCTGGGAATTTTTCTCTCAAAGCAGTACAAAAGGCTTGTAAATCTAGGAATATGGGGTCTTTACTCTCAATAAAGACAAAATCAGCAGTACTCATCAGTCTCTCTCCTTCTTTTTAAAACTGAAAACAGACCTTAACCATCAATGGCAAAATTCTCCAGACTCTCAAATGCCTGACCCTGATAGTCAAAAGAAAAGATATGAATATCATCAAAAGTTTGATCGCAGAAAGTAACGGTTTGTCTTTCTGGCTCGATGATGGGTTTACCCAATTTTTCAGTAGCTTCTTCATCTGTGAAATACCCATAAAATTCTTGTAAATGAGGCAGTATAAAAGCAAGAATACGAGTTCTATTTTTATGGTAATTAGCTGCAAGCAACTGAGCTTCTATCTCAAAATTTCCACTTGGTTTTTCTTCCCAAGCTACAAGAACATCATCTACTTCATGTAGGTAGGCTTGCAAGGACTGATCGAATATCATATCTATTTTTCCTTTCACAAGTACTGTAATCTTCTCACACCTAAACATCGAAAAACCTATAATCGCTAGCAATCCAATGTCAACAAGCTTTCCAAATGAACCTAGTGTAGCTAAAACTGCAATTAAAGAGTCATCAATATATGCTCCGGAGGTTTCATGAATTCCAAACAACTTTGCAAATCAGTTAGAATTTCTGCCGTAAGAAAAGATTTTTCATCCTTATTTATAACCTCCCTTACTTGAATCATTATTCTCCTCCACCATTTCAATCCAAGAATCAAAATACTGCTCCATAAAATAGGTCTGCTCTGCAATCAAACCTTTATTAACCTTCTCATCCAAGGGCGCTAAAACCCACTTGTCTTCTATATCATCACGACGTCGAATGATAGCAACCAACTTTCCAGTAAAGACTTCCAGAGGCTGTTGCTGATCACGGGAAACAATATAAACATCTTGCTCTTCGCCATCTCCCCCCATCAGTTCAGGTATGTAGCCATAGTTAATCGGATAGACATTCCCAAAAGAATCTTCAAACCCCACCGGCCGATCAATGACACCACTAAATATTCTCTCTTTGAATTTCATCTTTTCATTGCCTCCGTATGACATTTCCTAGATTCATTATACAAGAAAAATCCCGCCGTAGCGAGATTTTCTATCTATAGCCTAATTAAGCTTTACCTTCTGAACCGAATACGTCGATACGTTCTTCAACTGATGCTTGGATAGCTTTGACACCGTCAGCCAAGAATTTACGTGGGTCGAAGAGTTTCTTCTTGTCGTATTCTGCTTCGTTTGCTTCGTAGTCACGAGCAAATTTACGAGTTGCGTTAGCGAATGCGATTTGGCATTCTGTGTTAACGTTAACTTTCGCAACACCAAGTTTGATAGCTGCTTGGATTTGGTCATCAGGAATACCTGATCCACCGTGCAATACGATTGGGAAGCCTGGTACAGCTTCAGTCAATTTTTGCAAGTGATCAAGGTGAAGACCTTTCCAGTTTTCTGGGTAAGGACCGTGGATGTTACCGATACCAGCTGCCAAGAAGTCGATACCAGTTGCAACCATTGCTTTAGCGTCTTCGATTGGAGCCAATTCACCATCACCGATGATTCCGTCTTCTTCACCACCGATAGTTCCAACTTCAGCTTCTACTGATACACCATTTGCGTGAGCAAATTCTACAACTTTACGAGCTTTTTCAAGGTTTTCTTCAACTGGAAGGTGTGAACCATCAAACATAACTGAAGTATAACCAACTTGAATACACTCAAGTGCATCTTCGTAGTGACCGTGGTCAAGGTGGATAGCTACTGGTACAGTGATACCCATTGATTCAACAAGGTTAGCGATCAAGTTGCGAGCAACTTTGTAACCACCCATGTATTTAGCAGCACCCATAGAAGTTTGGATCAAAACTGGAGCTTTTTTAGCTTCTGCTGCGCGCAAGATTGCTTGAGTCCACTCAAGGTTGTTTGTGTTAAATCCACCAACTGCATAACCGTTGTCACGAGCTGCTTGGACAAATTTTTCTGCTGAAACGATTGCCATTTTATCAGGCCTCCTGTATATTTTTATGGGACATCCCATTTACATTGTTCATTTTATCACTTTTTAACAAAAAAAGCTAGTTTTTCCTGTAGTTTAGATTGAATTTCTTCTATCTTAAAATATGTAACTCTCCTCAAAGTCCTAATCTTACAGGTCTTTAGGTAGATTCATATAAAAGGCTAAGTGGTCTTCATAGCGTTCAAATCGATAGTCAATTTCTTCGTTTTCCAATAAACTTTTAACTACGAATAGTCCCAAGCCAGCTCCCTTACTTTGTCGACTAGAAACCGTAAAGGATTGTTCAAACTTATCTTGCTCCTCAGGTGTACAGGCGTTCTCAATGAAAACCCAGCCATCTTCTGTCCCAATTTTTAGATAGCCTCCTTGAACAGAGTGTTTCACAGCATTACTGATAAGATTGGAAAGAATCAGCTTTAGTACCGAAGGATTTAGATAAGTTTGTTGGTCAGTCAGTTGATTCACAACTGAGATTCCCCTCTCTTTGGCTAATAAATCATAATCCTTTAAGAGAAAATCTGTCATTTCAAGAAGGTTGATTTGTTCTTTTTTGTCTCGCAATTCTTGCACTGAAGAAAGGGATAAGATTTGCTGAACGTGGTGAGTCAAATCATCCACAATACCCAGAGAAACTCCCAGATAATGGTCCCGATCCTTATAGCGTCCTATATTGGCTTTCATATTCTCCAGAAGAATCTTTAGACTAGCTAGAGGTGTTTTCAGTTCGTGGGAAGCACCTCGCAAAAACTCAACCTTCATCTTTTCCAGCTGGAGGATGGCCTCGTTCTTTTCATGCAAGTCTGCAATGACCGTCAAGAGATGCTGATAAAGGCTATTGATTTGTTCTTTGAGATCGCCAATTTCATCCTTAGAATCCACGCGCAACCTCACTTCTGCATCCAAATCCATCATCCGTCGAGTCACTCGTTTGATTTCCAAAATAGGAGCAACAATGGTTCTAGCATAGATAAAGGCGATGAGGAGCGAAATGATGAAAGACGCTAATAAAGTATAAGGCAGAAATTGAAGACTGATGTCTTCTGCTTCTTTCTGCAAATCCATAGATGCCAAGAATTGCAAGGTCATGGTCTGACCATCCTTAGTTTGAACTTCTCTTTCCTCAATAACCAAGGAAGCTGTCTGTCGTTGTTTATCAATGGGAAGATTGTCCTTGACTTCCAACTTATCCTGAGTCATCTCTCCCTTAACAGCTCCCTTAATATCACTGCTTTTAGAATAAAGTTCAAGGACTTCTTGGATAGACTGACTATCCTTTCCTTGGAGGGATTGGGCAATTTCTGTAGACTTTTGCCCGATGCTTTCCTGACGGTGACTGAGATAGGTCAGAGGAAAGAGAAAATAGATGGCCAAATGCAAACAAATGACCAAGGTAGAAAATACCGAGAAGGTATAGATAAAAATCTTTTTAAATAAACCTGAATGTCTCATTTTCTCTCCAATTTATAACCAACATTGCGCACGGTAAAAATACAGTCTAAATCCAATTTTTTCCGTAGTTCCTTGATATAGACATCGATCACTCTGTCAAAAGGGACCTCATCTGTCATCTTCCATACAGCATCGATAATCTGCGACCGAGTTAAGGCCCGTCCTTCATTTTTAACCAGATAATCTAAAATTTCCAGTTCTTTTGCATTCACTGCAACTTCTTGACCAGCTACTTTGGCGCTATAACTGTCAAAGTCTACCTCGGTGTCCCTATAGGTAAAAATACGACCAGTATCATAATAACGTTTAAAGATGGCATCCACTCGTACTTTTAACAAAGATAGAGAAAAAGGCTTTTCCAAATAACCATCTGCTAATGCAGCAAAGGCACTCATCTTATATTCTTCGTCCTGAAAGGCTGTCAACATCAAGACTGGTACTTGACTACTTTTTCGGATTTCTGACAAAACCTCTAAACCATTGAGTTTCGGCATTTGAATATCTAAGAGAACCAAGGCAACTTGGTGATTGGAAAATTGTTCTAAGGCCTCAAGGCCATCTGCTGCCTGAATGGTTTCATAGCCACAATCCGTCAAATAATCACTAATTCCCTCGCGAATCATGTCTTCATCTTCTACAATTAGAATTTTCATATAAATCCTTTTCTATCAAAAATGCTACCTATATTATATCTCATTTGAGTGAGAATAGGTAGCAGGTTTTTTATTCACTATCCAACAAGAGTTCTTTTGGTTGTTTAAAGAGGAGATTGCTTGAAGCAAGTGCCATAACTAGTACCACTAGAACTAATCCAAGTACAAAGATGATAGCAAAGTCAGAAGGTTGAATGGAAATATCCAGACTTGAAAGTGTCTTGCTAAAGCCGTCGACTTCTGCACCACCACCAAGATTAGAGGCTTGGGCTGCCTTACTAGCCTGCTTAGCCACATCTGATGTGACATTTGCAAGAACAGTATTTCCAATGGCACGAGCTGTATAGTTGGCTAAGAAGTAAGCTGAAATAAGTGCTGGAATCGCAATCATAACTGCTTCTGTGATAAATTGTCCTAGAATACTTGCTTGTTTTAGACCAATTGAAAGGAGAATTCCAACCTCTTTACGACGGGCGTTAATCCATAGTGTCAGTAAGAGAGCAAGTAGAAGAACAGAGAAGCTCAAGCTACCCCAGAAAAGCAGATTAGCCATCTTGTACATGCCTGAGATAGATTGTTCAAGGGCAGGATAGTTAGATGAACTCTTAATCAAGCTATACATCTTCCAGTTGATGCCGTTGATAGACCCTAGTTCTTGCATGACAGTATCTAGGTTCTTATCTCCAGCCACAAAGAAGGTAGCATCTCCATAAATAGCTGTATCTTCTGTATAACCATAGAGTTGGGCAGCTGTGTGAATATCTGTGATAGCTGTATTCTCATAGAGTTCTTGTGAGTAGGTTACAGCAGATTTGTTATGTCCATCAAAAAGTCCTTTGATCGTTACCTCTACTGTTTCTTTGGCTCCTTTTTCATTATCTGCATCGTAGATATTGGAGTTCAGTTTGACCTTATCTCCTACCTTCCAGCCATGTTTAGCAGCCAAATCTTTGTGCATGAGAATCTGGTATTTGTCATCGTTTGTTAAATGCTCACCTTCGACTAGTTTGTAAGAGCCTGACACAAACTTGTCTTCTTTAGAAGAGTCATTGACTCCTGTTATCATCAAGCTACTTCCAAAACGTTGAGCTCGATCTGCAGTTAGATTTTTCTTGGTTTCAGGCGTTTCAATCAGTTCATAGCCTGTCAAATCACCGATAGCATTAATCCGTTTGATGTAGGATTCAATAGCCTTATTCTCAGTAATTTTTTTAATATCTTCACCCTTGATATTCCCCGCACCACGTGGAGTTCCTTGATTGACCCTGCGGTTGATTTGCATGGAGAAACTATTGGTGATATTTTTAAAGGTTTCTTGAGAAGCCTTGGCTGTCGCACCCTTGATAGACAAGCCGACCAAACTCAAACTAGCCATCAAGAGAATGATAAGAAAGATCACAATAGACTTAAAGAATTTTCTTGTGACGTAGGCAAATGCGTTGTGTAACATAAGATTCCTTTCTAGATTTACTTCGCTTATATGTTTTTATATTTCTTTATTTCCCTTAAATAGTGCGGACGGGAGCAACTTCATTTTAGAATTTCATCCCTAATTTTTGAGCCATCTGTCTCAAAAATCCCGTCCTAGATAATAACAAAGTTATTATCTAGGATACCACTATAGCGGGAAATAACTGTTTAAGAATCACTTCGTTTATAATTCCTTAATAGTTTACTAAAGCAATTCCAAAAGTTTAAGAAGTAGACTCTATTTTTCAGTCAGTTTCTTGTCCTTCAATTCAAGTGTAATATCTGACGCCTGTGCCACTTCCTTACTGTGGGTCACAACGATCACACACTTGCCTGTTTTCTCAGCGAGAGATTTGAGCAAATCGATGATATCCCCAGCAGTCTTAGGATCCAGGTTTCCTGTTGGTTCATCCGCTAAAATCACTGGCGCCTCAGATACCAGACTACGAGCAATGGCAACACGTTGTTGCTGTCCACCTGATAATTGGAGAACATTCCGCTTGATTTGACTTTCATCTAAACCAAGTTCAAGAAGGGTATCCTTGCTAGCTTTTTTATTAACCAA carries:
- the vex2 gene encoding ABC transporter ATP-binding subunit Vex2, which encodes MTLLQLQDLTYRYKNTAEAVLYKINYDFEPGKFYSIIGESGAGKSTLLSLLAGLDSPVEGAILFKGKDIREQGYSYHRMHHISLVFQNYNLIDYLSPLENIRLVNKKASKDTLLELGLDESQIKRNVLQLSGGQQQRVAIARSLVSEAPVILADEPTGNLDPKTAGDIIDLLKSLAEKTGKCVIVVTHSKEVAQASDITLELKDKKLTEK
- the vex3 gene encoding ABC transporter permease subunit Vex3, whose product is MLHNAFAYVTRKFFKSIVIFLIILLMASLSLVGLSIKGATAKASQETFKNITNSFSMQINRRVNQGTPRGAGNIKGEDIKKITENKAIESYIKRINAIGDLTGYELIETPETKKNLTADRAQRFGSSLMITGVNDSSKEDKFVSGSYKLVEGEHLTNDDKYQILMHKDLAAKHGWKVGDKVKLNSNIYDADNEKGAKETVEVTIKGLFDGHNKSAVTYSQELYENTAITDIHTAAQLYGYTEDTAIYGDATFFVAGDKNLDTVMQELGSINGINWKMYSLIKSSSNYPALEQSISGMYKMANLLFWGSLSFSVLLLALLLTLWINARRKEVGILLSIGLKQASILGQFITEAVMIAIPALISAYFLANYTARAIGNTVLANVTSDVAKQASKAAQASNLGGGAEVDGFSKTLSSLDISIQPSDFAIIFVLGLVLVVLVMALASSNLLFKQPKELLLDSE
- the vncR gene encoding response regulator transcription factor VncR, yielding MKILIVEDEDMIREGISDYLTDCGYETIQAADGLEALEQFSNHQVALVLLDIQMPKLNGLEVLSEIRKSSQVPVLMLTAFQDEEYKMSAFAALADGYLEKPFSLSLLKVRVDAIFKRYYDTGRIFTYRDTEVDFDSYSAKVAGQEVAVNAKELEILDYLVKNEGRALTRSQIIDAVWKMTDEVPFDRVIDVYIKELRKKLDLDCIFTVRNVGYKLERK
- the vncS gene encoding sensor histidine kinase VncS, whose protein sequence is MRHSGLFKKIFIYTFSVFSTLVICLHLAIYFLFPLTYLSHRQESIGQKSTEIAQSLQGKDSQSIQEVLELYSKSSDIKGAVKGEMTQDKLEVKDNLPIDKQRQTASLVIEEREVQTKDGQTMTLQFLASMDLQKEAEDISLQFLPYTLLASFIISLLIAFIYARTIVAPILEIKRVTRRMMDLDAEVRLRVDSKDEIGDLKEQINSLYQHLLTVIADLHEKNEAILQLEKMKVEFLRGASHELKTPLASLKILLENMKANIGRYKDRDHYLGVSLGIVDDLTHHVQQILSLSSVQELRDKKEQINLLEMTDFLLKDYDLLAKERGISVVNQLTDQQTYLNPSVLKLILSNLISNAVKHSVQGGYLKIGTEDGWVFIENACTPEEQDKFEQSFTVSSRQSKGAGLGLFVVKSLLENEEIDYRFERYEDHLAFYMNLPKDL
- a CDS encoding class II fructose-bisphosphate aldolase gives rise to the protein MAIVSAEKFVQAARDNGYAVGGFNTNNLEWTQAILRAAEAKKAPVLIQTSMGAAKYMGGYKVARNLIANLVESMGITVPVAIHLDHGHYEDALECIQVGYTSVMFDGSHLPVEENLEKARKVVEFAHANGVSVEAEVGTIGGEEDGIIGDGELAPIEDAKAMVATGIDFLAAGIGNIHGPYPENWKGLHLDHLQKLTEAVPGFPIVLHGGSGIPDDQIQAAIKLGVAKVNVNTECQIAFANATRKFARDYEANEAEYDKKKLFDPRKFLADGVKAIQASVEERIDVFGSEGKA
- a CDS encoding inorganic diphosphatase, with protein sequence MKFKERIFSGVIDRPVGFEDSFGNVYPINYGYIPELMGGDGEEQDVYIVSRDQQQPLEVFTGKLVAIIRRRDDIEDKWVLAPLDEKVNKGLIAEQTYFMEQYFDSWIEMVEENNDSSKGGYK